The region CACGACGATCCCAAAACATTAACATCCATAAGTGATAATAGTGTACAAAGCGATAGTTATAATTTTGGAGATAAAATAAACACGTCTTTTGGCGGAATGATTTTAACTCCTAATAAAGGTGCTTATGGTTCAGAAATAGGTTCGGTAATTAAAATTGCATTTACACCAGTATCTAAGCTGGTAGAAAGCTATCAATCAACCTTACTTTTAGAAAATGAAAAAGGATCTAGTATAATTAAACTATCTATAAATGGTACAATTAGCTCAAAATCCGAAAACTTTTTAAACACCTTAATAGATAAGTATAACGAAGATGTTATTAATGATAAAGAAGCTGTTATAAAAGTAACTTCAGATTTTATTACAAACAGATTAGATATTGTTTCCCAAGAGTTAGAAAAAGTTGATTTAACTGCAGAGACTTTAAAGAAGGATAATCGATTAACAGACTTAAGTTCACAATCCAATATTTTCTTACAGTCTGAACGTGAAAATGAAAATAAATTAATTACCACTACCAATCAGATTCAATTGATCGATTATATGGAAGATCACTTAGAATCTAATAGTGATGCAGGAGATTTATTACCTGCGAACGTTGGGATAGAAGATAATGGAATTGCTCAAGTTACCAAAAGCCATAACGATTTAGTTATGCAACGTAACCGTTTATTAAAAAATTCAAGCGAAAAAAACCCAACTGTAATTAATCTGGATAATCAGATAAAAGCATTAAAACAAAACCTAGAGCAGAGTTTAACAAATTTAAAGTCTTCTAGTGAAATTACATTAAATTCCTTACAGCGTACAGATTCAAGAATTAATGCTCAGATTTACTCTACACCAGGTAAAGAACGTAAATTTAGAGACATTACAAGACAGCAAAATATTAAAGAATCTCTATATCTATATTTATTAGAAAAAAGGGAAGAAACTGCAATTACTTTAGGGATGTCTTCTCCGAATGCTAAAATTATTGATAGAGCAACAAGTTCTAGTATTCCTGTTAGTCCTAAAATTCCATTAGTATATTTAGCTGCATTAATTTTTGGTTTAGCAATACCAACATCAATAATTTATGCTAAAGATCTTTTAGATAATAAGGTACACACTAAAAAGGACTTAACTAATTATTTAAGCATTCCTTTTATTGCTGAAATACCTAAATCACGTACCAAAAATGTTACAGTAAAAAAGGTAGATTATAGTCCAAAAGCAGAAGCATTTAGAATTTTAAGAACAAATATTGATTTTATGCTGCAAAATATAAAGCATAGATCAAAAACTATTTTTGTTACGTCTACAACCAGTAAAGAAGGTAAATCGCATACATCTGTAAACCTATCACTATCTATTTCACATTCCGAAAAAAGAGTGTTATTTATTGAAACAGATATTAGAGTACCAAAAGGATCTAGATATTTAGAGATTGAAAACGGCAATGGGTTAACAGATTATATCAGTAATGAAAAAATTAAGATTGAAGATATTATTGTTAAAACTAAAGATAATCCGTTTTTAGATATTATTCCATCAGGAACAATACCTCCTAATCCAGCCGAGTTATTGTTAAGCGATAGAGTTAAAGATCTCTTTGAAACTGTAAAAGATAAATATGATTATATAGTTGTTGATACAGCTGCAGTAGGTTTAGTTACAGATACATTACTGTTTAGCCATTTTGCAGATTTATTTATTTATGTGGTTAAAGCAGATTATTTAGATAAGAGAAATTTAAGTATAGCTCAAACTATGTATGATGAAAAACGCTTACCAAATATGACCGTCCTACTTAATAATTCTGATCAGAATAAAAATAATGGTTACGGGTATGGCTATGGTTATGGAAAGAACCCGAATACGACTAAAAAATGGTGGCAAAAGTTATTTAGTAAAAACTAATCAATACATCACTACTTAAGTGTATTAAATTATAATCTTAAAACCCTCTCAAATAGAATTATTTGAGAGGGTTTTTTATGAATACATATATTATAATTTAATGTTTACAAGTACAGGTTCATGATCGGACAGATGTAAATCAAAATTTTGGTGACTTAATATTTTAATAGATGGATTGGTTAAAATATAGTCTAGCCGCAAAGGAACTGACTTTAAATTGTATGTTGTACCTAAACCACGACCTTCTTCTAGATAAGAATCGTTTAAATTCTCTTTTAAAATTCGATAGGGTAATGCATACCGCGTCGAGTTAAAGTCTCCACATATTATTATTTTTCTAGAAGTAGATGCTATGTTTTTTCTTACCTGTTTTGATTGTTCAATTTGTTTTTTAAATGTCTCACTTACTTTATTAAAAAGGGTATGATATATATTACTATTAAATTGTATTAAATTTTGATTTAAACCATGCGATTGTAAATGCACATTATACAATCTAATAGTGTCTGTTTGTATTACAATATCTGCATAAATAGTATTGTTTCTTGTATTCGGAAAATCAATATAGCCTTTATCCACAATTGGATATTTGGAATAAATAGAGAGTAGCGATTTTCCTTTAGTTAATCTTAAATCATTAAAATTATAAGGATAGCCTTGCAGTTTTCGTGTTATATGAAAGTTAGACTCTTGCAATACTAGAATATCTGGTTGTAAGGAATCTAAAAATGTTATAAGTCTTGTAGTCGTTTTTTCGCCTTTATACTTGTAACTAAACCCTTTTGTATTAAATGATAAAATACTAATAGCATTATCTAGCTCACTAGGTTTTAATTGCGACACACTATTGAAGCTGTAAGACCAATTAAAAACTAACAAAAAGCTACACGCACCAATACAATAAAAATACTTTTTTTTATAAATAGAATAGATGCTTAGTATAACGTTTAAAATGAATAGAACAGGTAATATAATACTAAAACCAACAGAAATCCAGCCCCAATTACAGTAACTACTAAGTATGCCTATAAATAAAATAAGTACTATTAATAGTGCAAATACATCAATTTTATCTAAAGTATTTTTCAAATTAATGGCGATTGTATGATGTTTAATTAGTGTTTTATTTCTTCGTTAATTATAGCTATTAATTCTTTATTTATAATATTTACATCAAATCTTTGTTCAGCATAAAGTCTACTATTACGTCCCATTTCTTTGATTTTAGAAGGTGTTTTAAGAAAAACTGCCATTGCTTCTACCAATTCTTCTAAATTATTAGGAGCTATTAATATTCCATTATAATCTTTCTTAACTGTTTCTTTACAACCAGGTGTATTGGTTGTAATTATAGGTAATCCTACAGATAAAGCTTCTAATATAGATCTAGGAACTCCTTCTCGATAGTATGTAGGTAACACAAACACATCGGTATGGTATAAATGTTCTGGAACATTATTTTGCTTACCGTGATAAACCACAATTCCTTTACTATTTAGCTTGTTTAATTTTTCTAATTTTATTGAAGATGGCGAATTATCGGGCTCTCCAATAATATGAAATTCTGCTTCTGGATACGTTTTTTTTAATTTTTTAGCAGCTGCGATATATAACTCTATTCCTTTCTCTTTAATTAATCTTGCTACCAGTAAGAATTTAATTTTGTTAGAAGTATTATCGTTAACTCTAGTTTTATATTTATTTAAATTAACCCCAGAGCCTCCAACAAATGCAACTTTATTTGTTTTTGGTATTATTTTTCTATCTAAGAATAATTTATAGTCGTCTTTATTTTGAAAAACAATAACTTTATTTTTACGTATAGATATTTTATATAAAAACTCGTTTAGTCTTTGTAAAGTTCTAGCTTTAAATGTTAAGCCAGTGAATGCAAACCCAAGTCCTGTAATTAAAGATATTACGGGAACATTACAGGAGTTTGCTGCAATAGAGCTATAAATTACAGGCTTAACTGTATAAGGAAAAACCAAATCAATGTCATGTGTTTTTATTATTGCTTTTAGTTCAGAAATAGACTTTAAATCATTTAAAGGGTTTAAGCCTGTACGTTCTAATTTATATACAACTGGATGTGCACCTAAAGTTAATAGTTGTTGTTTAACTTCTTCTGTATAATCTGGTGACGCAGTATAAACTTCAAAATTATTTTGTATTAAACTTTCAATAAAATCTCCCCTAAAGTTAATTAGAGATGGAGAAAATGATGCTACTAATAAAATTCTTTTTTTTGACATTTAGACTTTAGACTGTTTTAAATAATTGTAAGTATACCATTTTTGAAAACAATAGAAAGACCATACTCTAAACGTACTATCTTTTTTACTATCTAAATGATCTTTTACTAATTTGATTATAATATTTTTATTAAATATACCTTGCATTTCTAGGTATTTAGGCTCTATATAGCGCTCTAATTCTTTACGTAAACTTTGTCTTAACCAATCTCCTGTTGGAGAACCAAAGCCACTTTTACTTTTTTCAAGAAACTCTTCTGGGAATTGGTCTTTAAAGGCTTCTTTTAAAATGTATTTTTTATTCCAACCTTTCATTAAATAATCTTCAGGCAGTGTATTTGTAAATTCCCAAAGGTCTTTATTTAAAAAGGGAGCTCTACATTCTAAAGAGTTCATCATACTAGTTCGGTCTACTTTAGCAAGCATACCACCTTCTAGACTTAAAACTTTATCAACCTGTCTGAAATCGGTTAAGGTTTCGGCTTTATTTAAGTTTAAAATATCTTTATACTCTTGAAACAAATCATGCTCTAAATAATCTGAATTTAAAATTTCAGAAATTTCATTATTTGTATTTGCTAGAGAAATAATATCCCAGTAAAAGTCACCTTTATAATTTATTGCATGTAATAGTTTTTTTATTCTAAACTTTCTACCTCTAGCATCGTCTTTTTCTATTAAGAAATTTTTGCTATGTTTTAAAATAGATTTGTGTAAAAATTCAGGTACAATACTGGTATAGCGTTTATTCATTTTACCAATATAGTATTTGTTGTACCCTCCAAAAACTTCATCTCCACCATCACCAGTTAATGCAACTGTAACGTGCTCTCGGGTTTTATTTGAGAGTAGGTGAGTAGGTAAGGCCGCCGTATCAGAAAATGGCTCATCAAAATTCACAAGAATATCATGAATGTTATCTTTTAAATCGTCTTCATCAATAATAAATTCATGGTGCTTACTGTTTAACATTTTAGCCACAACTCTAGATTTATCAGACTCGTCGTAAGTCGCTTTTTTAAAGCCTATTGAAAAAGTATCTATTTTTCTATCTGTAGCTTGCGATAAACATAAAGAGATAATTGAAGAATCTACACCTCCAGATAAAAAAGTTC is a window of Formosa sediminum DNA encoding:
- the asnB gene encoding asparagine synthase (glutamine-hydrolyzing) → MCGINGIITRNGLKDNKINGILTKMNNLIIHRGPDQDGVFSEENSNGSVGMAMRRLSIIDLKSGKQPIYTDDKKIVIVFNGEIYNYKILKAKLEAEGVTFNTTSDTEVIIKLYEKYGVESFQWLDGMFAFSIYDKIQNKLFITRDFFGEKPLYYTQSNTQFLWASELKSIINILDFTPEISKKGLNLYFRLTYIPAPHTIYKNIFKLEANHYIEYDLASHTTTITKINPEPVPVKQQISFDDAKAKTKELVYNSVNSRSISDVALGTFLSGGVDSSIISLCLSQATDRKIDTFSIGFKKATYDESDKSRVVAKMLNSKHHEFIIDEDDLKDNIHDILVNFDEPFSDTAALPTHLLSNKTREHVTVALTGDGGDEVFGGYNKYYIGKMNKRYTSIVPEFLHKSILKHSKNFLIEKDDARGRKFRIKKLLHAINYKGDFYWDIISLANTNNEISEILNSDYLEHDLFQEYKDILNLNKAETLTDFRQVDKVLSLEGGMLAKVDRTSMMNSLECRAPFLNKDLWEFTNTLPEDYLMKGWNKKYILKEAFKDQFPEEFLEKSKSGFGSPTGDWLRQSLRKELERYIEPKYLEMQGIFNKNIIIKLVKDHLDSKKDSTFRVWSFYCFQKWYTYNYLKQSKV
- a CDS encoding glycosyltransferase family 4 protein, producing the protein MSKKRILLVASFSPSLINFRGDFIESLIQNNFEVYTASPDYTEEVKQQLLTLGAHPVVYKLERTGLNPLNDLKSISELKAIIKTHDIDLVFPYTVKPVIYSSIAANSCNVPVISLITGLGFAFTGLTFKARTLQRLNEFLYKISIRKNKVIVFQNKDDYKLFLDRKIIPKTNKVAFVGGSGVNLNKYKTRVNDNTSNKIKFLLVARLIKEKGIELYIAAAKKLKKTYPEAEFHIIGEPDNSPSSIKLEKLNKLNSKGIVVYHGKQNNVPEHLYHTDVFVLPTYYREGVPRSILEALSVGLPIITTNTPGCKETVKKDYNGILIAPNNLEELVEAMAVFLKTPSKIKEMGRNSRLYAEQRFDVNIINKELIAIINEEIKH
- a CDS encoding endonuclease/exonuclease/phosphatase family protein, which codes for MKNTLDKIDVFALLIVLILFIGILSSYCNWGWISVGFSIILPVLFILNVILSIYSIYKKKYFYCIGACSFLLVFNWSYSFNSVSQLKPSELDNAISILSFNTKGFSYKYKGEKTTTRLITFLDSLQPDILVLQESNFHITRKLQGYPYNFNDLRLTKGKSLLSIYSKYPIVDKGYIDFPNTRNNTIYADIVIQTDTIRLYNVHLQSHGLNQNLIQFNSNIYHTLFNKVSETFKKQIEQSKQVRKNIASTSRKIIICGDFNSTRYALPYRILKENLNDSYLEEGRGLGTTYNLKSVPLRLDYILTNPSIKILSHQNFDLHLSDHEPVLVNIKL
- a CDS encoding GumC family protein, yielding MKNEIQDNYTHISDIVHLYLSKWKYYLLSLFACLVIAFIFLRYSTNEYQSKATIKITDEKQLNKFPELAGLQSSGLLSNEGDVISDEIEILKSKTIIEQVIKDLKLNIRFFVQGRIKEKENYIDPPISLTFFKSDSVINAVDTTFFVTIISEDKFNISHDDPKTLTSISDNSVQSDSYNFGDKINTSFGGMILTPNKGAYGSEIGSVIKIAFTPVSKLVESYQSTLLLENEKGSSIIKLSINGTISSKSENFLNTLIDKYNEDVINDKEAVIKVTSDFITNRLDIVSQELEKVDLTAETLKKDNRLTDLSSQSNIFLQSERENENKLITTTNQIQLIDYMEDHLESNSDAGDLLPANVGIEDNGIAQVTKSHNDLVMQRNRLLKNSSEKNPTVINLDNQIKALKQNLEQSLTNLKSSSEITLNSLQRTDSRINAQIYSTPGKERKFRDITRQQNIKESLYLYLLEKREETAITLGMSSPNAKIIDRATSSSIPVSPKIPLVYLAALIFGLAIPTSIIYAKDLLDNKVHTKKDLTNYLSIPFIAEIPKSRTKNVTVKKVDYSPKAEAFRILRTNIDFMLQNIKHRSKTIFVTSTTSKEGKSHTSVNLSLSISHSEKRVLFIETDIRVPKGSRYLEIENGNGLTDYISNEKIKIEDIIVKTKDNPFLDIIPSGTIPPNPAELLLSDRVKDLFETVKDKYDYIVVDTAAVGLVTDTLLFSHFADLFIYVVKADYLDKRNLSIAQTMYDEKRLPNMTVLLNNSDQNKNNGYGYGYGYGKNPNTTKKWWQKLFSKN